One genomic region from Thermodesulfobacteriota bacterium encodes:
- a CDS encoding NYN domain-containing protein has translation MALHLIIDGYNLIRQSPRLSSIELQDFQKGREALIGNLARYKTIKGHPITVIFDGWKGGDCKESHDRVSGIRVIYSRLGETADEVIKRIVREEGERAVVITADSDIASFALKENAAVIPPYEFEEKMVEALYCATKGLESEDEDYNSTTKRKGAARRPSRTQRRCQGKLKKL, from the coding sequence TTATAGATGGCTATAACCTGATAAGACAATCGCCGCGCCTGAGTTCTATAGAGCTACAGGATTTCCAGAAGGGGCGTGAGGCCCTGATCGGGAATCTTGCCCGCTATAAGACCATAAAGGGCCATCCTATTACCGTGATTTTCGATGGGTGGAAAGGCGGAGATTGCAAAGAAAGTCATGACCGGGTGAGTGGAATTCGTGTCATCTATTCACGGCTAGGGGAAACCGCCGATGAGGTTATAAAGAGAATTGTGCGTGAAGAGGGGGAAAGGGCCGTTGTAATTACTGCAGATTCAGACATTGCTTCCTTTGCCTTGAAGGAAAACGCTGCCGTAATACCCCCGTATGAATTTGAGGAGAAGATGGTGGAGGCCCTGTACTGCGCTACCAAAGGCCTGGAAAGCGAAGACGAAGATTATAATAGTACGACGAAAAGAAAAGGGGCGGCCCGCCGCCCCTCCCGCACTCAAAGAAGATGTCAGGGCAA